One Stenotrophomonas oahuensis genomic region harbors:
- a CDS encoding ABC transporter ATP-binding protein, producing the protein MSTLVSLRNITKTYQRGPEKVQVLHGIDLDIQRGDFVALMGPSGSGKTTLLNLIGGLDTPSGGEIEIEGERIDRMSGGQLSTWRSHHVGFVFQFYNLMPMLTAQKNVELPLLLTHLGAAQRKRNAEIALTLVGLADRRSHRPNELSGGQQQRVAIARAIVSDPTFLICDEPTGDLDRASAEEILSLLQQLNREHGKTIIMVTHDPKAAEYATHTVHLDKGELADAPAAH; encoded by the coding sequence ATGTCCACCCTGGTTTCGCTCCGCAACATCACCAAGACCTACCAGCGCGGCCCCGAGAAGGTGCAGGTGCTGCATGGCATCGACCTGGATATCCAACGCGGCGACTTCGTGGCGCTGATGGGGCCGTCCGGCTCGGGCAAGACCACCCTGCTCAATCTCATCGGCGGCCTGGACACGCCCAGCGGCGGCGAGATCGAGATTGAAGGCGAGCGCATCGACCGCATGAGCGGTGGTCAGCTGTCCACCTGGCGCAGCCACCACGTCGGCTTCGTGTTCCAGTTCTACAACCTGATGCCGATGCTGACCGCGCAGAAGAATGTGGAACTGCCGCTGCTGTTGACCCACCTGGGTGCCGCGCAGCGCAAGCGCAACGCGGAGATCGCGCTGACCCTGGTCGGTCTGGCCGACCGTCGCAGCCACCGTCCGAATGAGCTGTCCGGCGGCCAGCAGCAGCGCGTGGCGATTGCGCGTGCCATCGTCTCCGACCCGACCTTCCTGATCTGCGACGAACCGACCGGTGACCTCGACCGCGCCTCGGCCGAGGAGATCCTGTCGCTGCTGCAGCAGCTCAACCGCGAGCACGGCAAGACCATCATCATGGTCACCCACGATCCCAAGGCCGCCGAGTACGCCACCCATACCGTGCACCTGGACAAGGGCGAGCTGGCCGACGCGCCAGCGGCGCACTGA
- a CDS encoding efflux RND transporter periplasmic adaptor subunit yields the protein MNASAELLKELRIDRQKGAAPPPSSPRRGLWITLAVVALVLLAGVGWFAFGREKPLEVTTAPVLAIQQGTASSSVLDASGYVVARRMATVSAKITGKVREVMIEEGMRVEAGQIMATLDPIDADAQRSLSASQLEAARAQLAGLKAQVAQADAEAARLQQLVGQQLVSRSQYDQATAQRDSLRAQLKTAERNTQVAADSLAIADLGVDNNIVRAPFSGVVTAKAAQPGEIVSPLSAGGGFTRTGIGTIVDMESLEIEVEVGEAYIGRVQPKMPVEATLNAYPEWKIPAEVIAIIPTADRGKATVKVRVALKVKDPRIVPEMGVRVSFLEAAAPAQAEAPKGVRVPASALVERDQKTVAFVVSDDGHAQQVPVTVGVALNNDRQVTAGLSAGQQVVNNPPPELRDGSAVVEKQAP from the coding sequence ATGAACGCATCCGCCGAACTGCTCAAGGAACTTCGTATCGACCGCCAGAAGGGCGCGGCCCCGCCGCCGTCCTCGCCACGTCGCGGTCTCTGGATCACATTGGCCGTGGTGGCCCTGGTGCTGCTGGCCGGTGTTGGCTGGTTCGCCTTCGGCCGCGAAAAGCCGCTGGAGGTCACCACCGCCCCGGTGCTGGCCATCCAACAAGGCACCGCCAGCAGCTCGGTGCTGGACGCCAGCGGTTACGTGGTGGCCCGGCGCATGGCCACGGTGTCGGCCAAGATCACCGGCAAGGTCCGCGAGGTGATGATCGAGGAAGGCATGCGGGTGGAAGCCGGCCAGATCATGGCCACGCTGGACCCGATTGATGCTGATGCCCAGCGCAGCCTGTCGGCCTCGCAGCTGGAAGCCGCACGCGCACAACTGGCCGGGTTGAAGGCACAGGTGGCACAGGCCGATGCCGAGGCGGCACGCTTACAGCAGCTGGTCGGCCAGCAGCTGGTCTCCCGGTCGCAGTACGACCAGGCCACCGCCCAGCGCGACAGCCTGCGCGCGCAGCTGAAGACCGCCGAGCGCAACACCCAGGTGGCGGCCGATTCGCTGGCCATTGCCGACCTCGGCGTGGACAACAACATCGTGCGCGCGCCGTTCTCCGGCGTGGTCACCGCCAAGGCGGCCCAGCCGGGCGAAATCGTCTCGCCGTTGTCGGCTGGCGGCGGTTTCACCCGCACCGGCATCGGCACCATCGTCGACATGGAATCGCTGGAAATCGAAGTCGAGGTGGGCGAAGCCTACATCGGCCGCGTGCAGCCGAAGATGCCGGTGGAAGCCACCTTGAATGCCTACCCGGAATGGAAGATTCCGGCCGAGGTGATCGCCATCATTCCCACCGCCGACCGCGGCAAGGCCACGGTGAAGGTGCGGGTGGCGCTGAAGGTGAAGGATCCGCGCATCGTGCCTGAAATGGGTGTGCGGGTGAGCTTCCTGGAAGCGGCAGCACCGGCCCAGGCAGAAGCGCCCAAGGGCGTTCGCGTGCCGGCGTCGGCACTGGTCGAGCGCGACCAGAAAACCGTGGCCTTCGTGGTCAGCGATGACGGTCACGCGCAGCAGGTGCCGGTGACCGTGGGTGTGGCATTGAACAACGACCGCCAGGTCACCGCCGGACTCAGCGCCGGCCAGCAGGTGGTCAACAACCCACCGCCGGAACTGCGTGACGGCAGTGCGGTGGTGGAGAAGCAAGCGCCATAA